One segment of Andreesenia angusta DNA contains the following:
- a CDS encoding D-2-hydroxyacid dehydrogenase has protein sequence MKIAVLDRRTLGEDMNLSGLEQFGEVEYFQNIREAEVGTRLADKEVLVTNKVRLNRENLKNLKNLKLICLTATGYNNVDIDYTLERGITVCNVAGYSTPSVVQHTFSMLFHMFSRIDIQDRFVKSGKYGASGNFTNLKSPFPELEGKSWGIIGLGNIGSKVAEVATAFGAEVSYYSASGRDRETPYRRLELDELLSNSDIVSIHAPLNGDTEHLINIENLKKMKSTSILINVARGPIVKESDLAEALNRGYIGGACLDVFEVEPLTEQSPLYRVRNMEKLVLTPHIAWGSIESRERLVGEIIKNIQAFTEGKPRNVVKHQ, from the coding sequence ATGAAAATAGCTGTGTTAGATAGAAGGACGCTTGGAGAAGATATGAATCTCAGTGGACTAGAGCAGTTTGGAGAAGTTGAGTACTTTCAGAATATACGCGAAGCTGAGGTTGGAACTAGACTTGCGGACAAGGAAGTCCTGGTCACAAACAAGGTGAGACTGAACAGGGAAAACCTGAAGAACTTGAAAAACTTGAAGCTGATATGCCTTACGGCCACTGGATACAACAACGTGGATATAGACTATACACTCGAAAGAGGCATAACTGTATGCAATGTTGCAGGCTACTCGACACCTAGTGTTGTCCAGCATACTTTTTCAATGCTTTTCCACATGTTCAGTAGGATAGATATTCAAGACAGATTTGTGAAATCAGGAAAGTACGGCGCAAGCGGAAACTTCACCAATCTGAAGAGTCCTTTTCCAGAACTTGAAGGCAAAAGTTGGGGTATAATAGGGCTTGGAAACATAGGCTCTAAGGTGGCGGAAGTGGCGACTGCATTTGGGGCGGAAGTCTCCTATTATTCTGCAAGCGGAAGAGACAGAGAGACGCCTTACAGAAGACTAGAACTAGACGAATTGCTTTCTAACAGCGATATAGTCTCGATACATGCGCCGCTTAACGGTGATACAGAGCACCTTATAAATATAGAGAATCTAAAGAAGATGAAGTCTACTTCTATACTCATAAATGTGGCCAGAGGTCCGATAGTCAAAGAGAGTGACTTGGCAGAAGCCCTGAACCGTGGATACATAGGTGGTGCCTGTCTTGACGTGTTTGAAGTTGAGCCGCTTACTGAGCAGAGCCCGCTTTATCGCGTGAGGAATATGGAAAAGCTTGTGCTCACGCCTCATATAGCTTGGGGAAGCATCGAGTCTAGAGAGAGGCTTGTCGGGGAGATAATAAAGAACATACAGGCTTTTACAGAAGGAAAGCCAAGAAATGTAGTTAAACATCAATAG